In Rutidosis leptorrhynchoides isolate AG116_Rl617_1_P2 chromosome 2, CSIRO_AGI_Rlap_v1, whole genome shotgun sequence, one genomic interval encodes:
- the LOC139893566 gene encoding elongator complex protein 1-like isoform X2, whose product MKNLKVSWELQLNLQLQSQNEVICCTAFDIEQNRFFFASSANFIYTTNISSSQEDESWRKQSATPLVEAVDIDAGDCITCMEYLMEKESVIIGTSSGVLLLYNVDDNIMEVVGRVEGGVKSLSPSPDGDLLCIVSGLGQMLVMTPDWDLLYETALDDPVEDADLVSGNQYLISECSPGSPATWRGDGKFFATITSVPNSQLKKLKIWERDTGNLNSVSEPKFFMGEIVEWMPSGAKIATVCNNKIVFFEKNGLERSSFSVNEELNATIDNLKWNCGSDLLAAIVRTETYDSIKIWFFSNNYWYLKQEIRFLKRDGVKFMWDPVNSLSLMIWTLKGMIEVYNFIWITSVTENSVSLVIDGSKILVTPLVLSLIPPPMYLFELNFPFSVKETAFWSKNDKNRLAASLANGTLAVVELPNVDTWLELEDKVFHAELAVFDDVTTFHHLTWLDSHVLLGVGNNGDLQELEITCSEDHVPGSVACSGFNAKVLNKVSFEKKVIGIVSNPVKRRSAFVQLNGGHIYEYTSKLDNPTGLFLHERGDLRFSSSCPWMSVGSVGDFGIADPFLIFGLDNNGGLHVNQKVICNNCSSFSLYSNSTNQEMTHLILVTKQDFLFVVEIRDILLGEVYTKYGNFVPVVITRKNADEGKKFIQIWEKGSKIVGVVHGDESTVIIQTTRGNLETIYPRKLVLESIVNALVQGRFRDALLMVRRHRIDFNVIVDYHGWQNFVQLATEFVKQADNLSYITEFVCSLKNENVMETSYKNYISYTNTENGTELNDNKVNSVLFAVRKALEEEISESLARELCILTTLARSDPPLLEEALERVKIVREMELSDSNDPKRKLFPSAEESLKHLLWLSETEAVFEAALGLYDLNLAAIVALNSQQDPKEFLPFLQELEVLPSLIMRYRIDLKLRRFEKALQHIVAAGDAYFEDCMNLIKNNPVLFSLALQLITDPTKRNQVLESWGDYLIDTKQLEDAATTYLCCSNLDKALKAYRAANNWSGVLTVAGLMNLQKQDVIQMANELCEELQTIGKPSEAAKIALDYCNDVKNGINLLISAREWEEALRIALLHRRDDLISDVKIGAGECASVLMGEYEEGLEKIGKYLARYLAVRQRRLLFAAKLKVDERSMNELDDDAVSEASSNLSGMSAYTTGTRKGSAASVSSSGTSKRGLRRQKKRGKIRAGSPDEETALVEHLKGMCFAAGAKREVKSLLGCLVMIGKQDIARKLQRCVETFQLSQIAAVKVAEDAMSCDTVDEHKFVLEVYINQLRKDLLQSDEFSWQSTVFVAP is encoded by the exons ATGAAGAATCTGAAGGTGTCATGGGAGCTGCAATTAAACCTCCAATTACAATCACAAAATGAAGTGATTTGTTGTACTGCTTTCGATATCGAACAAAATCGATTCTTCTTCGCTTCATCTGCTAACTTTATTTACACCACTAATATCTCTTCGTCTCAA GAGGATGAATCATGGAGAAAGCAATCGGCGACACCTTTGGTTGAGGCGGTTGATATAGATGCAGGTGACTGTATTACTTGTATGGAGTATCTTATGGAGAAAGAATCTGTTATAATTGGAACTTCAAGTGGTGTTTTATTGCTATATAATGTGGATGATAATATAATGGAGGTTGTTGGTAGAGTTGAAGGTGGTGTTAAGTCCCTTTCACCTAGTCCAGATGGAGATTTGCTTTGTATTGTCTCGGGTTTAGGTCAAATGTTGGTGATGACTCCTGACTGGGATTTGTTGTACGAGACAGCACTTGATGACCCTGTTGAAGATGCTGAC CTAGTCTCAGGTAACCAATACCTTATCTCCGAATGTTCACCTGGAAGCCCTGCCACCTGGCGAGGTGACGGGAAATTCTTTGCTACAATAACCTCAGTGCCAAATTCTCAACTTAAGAAGCTTAAAATATGGGAACGAGATACGGGTAACTTGAATTCCGTATCCGAACCCAAGTTTTTTATGGGAGAAATTGTCGAATGGATGCCATCTGGAGCCAAAATCGCTACCGTTTGCAATAACAAAATAGTGTTCTTCGAGAAAAACGGGTTAGAAAGGAGCTCATTTAGTGTAAACGAAGAACTAAATGCAACAATCGATAATCTAAAATGGAACTGTGGCTCAGATCTGCTTGCAGCCATCGTTAGAACAGAAACATATGATTCAATCAAAATATGGTTTTTCagtaataattattggtatttaaaaCAAGAAATCAGATTCTTGAAACGGGACGGGGTGAAATTCATGTGGGACCCTGTAAACTCGTTAAGCTTAATGATCTGGACTCTTAAAGGCATGATTGAAGTTTATAACTTTATTTGGATTACATCAGTTACTGAAAACTCAGTATCATTAGTTATTGACGGGTCAAAGATTTTAGTAACACCACTCGTATTATCCCTAATCCCGCCTCCTATGTATCTTTTCGAGCTAAACTTTCCTTTTTCGGTTAAAGAAACGGCTTTTTGGTCAAAGAATGATAAGAACCGTTTGGCAGCATCTTTAGCAAACGGTACTTTGGCTGTTGTGGAGCTACCTAACGTTGACACCTGGCTAGAACTAGAAGACAAAGTATTTCATGCTGAGCTGGCAGTTTTTGATGATGTCACAACTTTTCATCATCTCACATGGTTGGATTCCCATGTGCTTCTTGGTGTCGGTAACAATGGTGACTTGCAGGAACTTGAAATTACGTGTTCCGAGGATCATGTTCCCGGTTCGGTTGCATGTTCGGGATTTAACGCTAAAGTTTTAAACAAAGTTTCGTTCGAAAAGAAGGTAATCGGGATCGTTTCTAACCCTGTTAAAAGACGTTCAGCGTTTGTTCAATTAAACGGTGGACACATTTACGAGTACACTTCAAAATTGGATAATCCAACAGGTTTGTTTCTTCACGAGCGGGGCGATTTGCGGTTTTCGTCATCTTGTCCATGGATGAGTGTGGGGTCCGTTGGAGATTTCGGGATAGCAGACCCGTTTTTGATATTCGGGCTCGATAACAACGGTGGGCTCCACGTGAACCAGAAAGTTATATGCAACAACTGTAGCAGCTTCTCGTTGTACTCGAATTCCACCAATCAAGAAATGACACATTTAATCCTTGTAACCAAACAAGATTTTCTCTTTGTTGTCGAGATCCGTGATATACTGCTCGGTGAAGTTTACACCAAGTATGGAAATTTTGTACCCGTTGTAATAACTAGAAAAAACGCAGATGAAGGAAAAAAGTTTATACAAATTTGGGAAAAGGGTTCTAAAATTGTAGGGGTTGTACATGGAGACGAATCGACtgttataatccaaacgacccggGGAAACTTGGAAACAATTTATCCAAGAAAATTGGTACTTGAATCGATCGTTAATGCGTTGGTCCAAGGACGTTTTAGGGATGCCCTATTAATGGTAAGGCGACACAGGATCGATTTTAACGTTATTGTCGATTATCATGGCTGGCAAAACTTTGTACAGTTGGCTACAGAGTTTGTTAAGCAGGCAGATAATTTAAGTTACATTACCGAGTTTGTTTGTTCTTTAAAGAACGAAAATGTTATGGAGACATCATATAAAAACTATATATCTTACACAAATACTGAAAATGGTACAGAATTGAATGATAACAAGGTTAATTCTGTACTTTTTGCTGTTAGAAAAGCTCTTGAGGAGGAAATAAGTGAAAGTTTAGCTAGAGAGCTTTGTATTTTGACTACTTTGGCCCGAAGTGACCCGCCATTACTTGAAGAAGCTTTGGAACGGGTCAAAATTGTCAGGGAGATGGAATTATCTGATAGTAACGACCCGAAACGAAAGCTTTTTCCGTCTGCTGAAGAATCTTTGAAACATTTGTTGTGGCTGTCGGAAACCGAGGCCGTGTTTGAAGCTGCGTTGGGTCTTTATGACTTAAATCTTGCAGCGATTGTTGCGTTGAATTCACAACAGGACCCCAAGGAGTTTTTACCCTTTCTTCAAGAATTGGAAGTTTTGCCAAGTCTCATAATGAG GTATAGAATCGACCTCAAACTTAGAAGATTTGAGAAGGCACTGCAACACATTGTTGCTGCAGGAGATGCTTATTTTGAAGATTGTATGAACCTCATAAAAAACAATCCTGTACTTTTCTCTCTAGCCCTTCAGTTAATTACCGATCCAACAAAAAGAAACCAAGTTCTCGAATCATGGGGAGATTATTTAATCGATACAAAACAATTAGAAGATGCTGCTACAACGTATTTATGCTGCTCTAATTTAGACAAAGCGTTAAAGGCTTATCGAGCCGCAAACAATTGGAGCGGCGTACTAACCGTTGCCGGTCTCATGAACTTACAAAAACAAGATGTTATACAAATGGCAAACGAGCTTTGTGAAGAACTTCAAACGATTGGGAAACCAAGTGAAGCTGCTAAGATCGCTCTTGATTATTGTAACGATGTTAAAAACGGGATTAATCTGTTAATTAGTGCGCGTGAATGGGAGGAGGCTTTGAGAATTGCGTTGTTGCACAGGCGGGACGATTTGATTTCGGACGTGAAAATCGGAGCGGGAGAATGTGCGAGTGTTTTGATGGGGGAATATGAAGAAGGGTTGGAAAAGATTGGTAAGTATTTGGCGCGGTACTTGGCGGTCCGGCAGCGGCGGTTATTGTTTGCCGCCAAGCTTAAGGTGGATGAGAGATCGATGAATGAACTGGATGATGATGCGGTTTCGGAAGCTAGTAGTAATTTGAGTGGAATGAGTGCTTACACAACTGG TACAAGGAAAGGGTCGGCTGCTTCTGTGAGTTCAAGTGGTACTAGCAAACGAGGGTTAAGACGCCAAAAGAAACGAGGGAAAATCCGTGCTGGCAG CCCGGATGAGGAAACGGCGTTAGTAGAGCATCTGAAGGGGATGTGTTTTGCGGCTGGAGCAAAACGTGAAGTGAAGTCTTTGTTGGGTTGTCTTGTGATGATTGGGAAACAAGATATCGCAAGAAAATTGCAACGATGTGTTGAAACGTTTCAGTTATCGCAAATAGCAGCAGTGAAAGTAGCCGAAGATGCAATGTCATGTGATACCGTCGATGAGCATAAGTTTGTTTTGGAGGTTTATATCAACCAACTTCGAAAAGATTTGTTGCAGTCTGACGAGTTTTCTTGGCAGTCAACGGTTTTTGTTGCTCCTTAA
- the LOC139893566 gene encoding elongator complex protein 1-like isoform X1: MKNLKVSWELQLNLQLQSQNEVICCTAFDIEQNRFFFASSANFIYTTNISSSQEDESWRKQSATPLVEAVDIDAGDCITCMEYLMEKESVIIGTSSGVLLLYNVDDNIMEVVGRVEGGVKSLSPSPDGDLLCIVSGLGQMLVMTPDWDLLYETALDDPVEDADVLSGNQYLISECSPGSPATWRGDGKFFATITSVPNSQLKKLKIWERDTGNLNSVSEPKFFMGEIVEWMPSGAKIATVCNNKIVFFEKNGLERSSFSVNEELNATIDNLKWNCGSDLLAAIVRTETYDSIKIWFFSNNYWYLKQEIRFLKRDGVKFMWDPVNSLSLMIWTLKGMIEVYNFIWITSVTENSVSLVIDGSKILVTPLVLSLIPPPMYLFELNFPFSVKETAFWSKNDKNRLAASLANGTLAVVELPNVDTWLELEDKVFHAELAVFDDVTTFHHLTWLDSHVLLGVGNNGDLQELEITCSEDHVPGSVACSGFNAKVLNKVSFEKKVIGIVSNPVKRRSAFVQLNGGHIYEYTSKLDNPTGLFLHERGDLRFSSSCPWMSVGSVGDFGIADPFLIFGLDNNGGLHVNQKVICNNCSSFSLYSNSTNQEMTHLILVTKQDFLFVVEIRDILLGEVYTKYGNFVPVVITRKNADEGKKFIQIWEKGSKIVGVVHGDESTVIIQTTRGNLETIYPRKLVLESIVNALVQGRFRDALLMVRRHRIDFNVIVDYHGWQNFVQLATEFVKQADNLSYITEFVCSLKNENVMETSYKNYISYTNTENGTELNDNKVNSVLFAVRKALEEEISESLARELCILTTLARSDPPLLEEALERVKIVREMELSDSNDPKRKLFPSAEESLKHLLWLSETEAVFEAALGLYDLNLAAIVALNSQQDPKEFLPFLQELEVLPSLIMRYRIDLKLRRFEKALQHIVAAGDAYFEDCMNLIKNNPVLFSLALQLITDPTKRNQVLESWGDYLIDTKQLEDAATTYLCCSNLDKALKAYRAANNWSGVLTVAGLMNLQKQDVIQMANELCEELQTIGKPSEAAKIALDYCNDVKNGINLLISAREWEEALRIALLHRRDDLISDVKIGAGECASVLMGEYEEGLEKIGKYLARYLAVRQRRLLFAAKLKVDERSMNELDDDAVSEASSNLSGMSAYTTGTRKGSAASVSSSGTSKRGLRRQKKRGKIRAGSPDEETALVEHLKGMCFAAGAKREVKSLLGCLVMIGKQDIARKLQRCVETFQLSQIAAVKVAEDAMSCDTVDEHKFVLEVYINQLRKDLLQSDEFSWQSTVFVAP, translated from the exons ATGAAGAATCTGAAGGTGTCATGGGAGCTGCAATTAAACCTCCAATTACAATCACAAAATGAAGTGATTTGTTGTACTGCTTTCGATATCGAACAAAATCGATTCTTCTTCGCTTCATCTGCTAACTTTATTTACACCACTAATATCTCTTCGTCTCAA GAGGATGAATCATGGAGAAAGCAATCGGCGACACCTTTGGTTGAGGCGGTTGATATAGATGCAGGTGACTGTATTACTTGTATGGAGTATCTTATGGAGAAAGAATCTGTTATAATTGGAACTTCAAGTGGTGTTTTATTGCTATATAATGTGGATGATAATATAATGGAGGTTGTTGGTAGAGTTGAAGGTGGTGTTAAGTCCCTTTCACCTAGTCCAGATGGAGATTTGCTTTGTATTGTCTCGGGTTTAGGTCAAATGTTGGTGATGACTCCTGACTGGGATTTGTTGTACGAGACAGCACTTGATGACCCTGTTGAAGATGCTGACGTAC TCTCAGGTAACCAATACCTTATCTCCGAATGTTCACCTGGAAGCCCTGCCACCTGGCGAGGTGACGGGAAATTCTTTGCTACAATAACCTCAGTGCCAAATTCTCAACTTAAGAAGCTTAAAATATGGGAACGAGATACGGGTAACTTGAATTCCGTATCCGAACCCAAGTTTTTTATGGGAGAAATTGTCGAATGGATGCCATCTGGAGCCAAAATCGCTACCGTTTGCAATAACAAAATAGTGTTCTTCGAGAAAAACGGGTTAGAAAGGAGCTCATTTAGTGTAAACGAAGAACTAAATGCAACAATCGATAATCTAAAATGGAACTGTGGCTCAGATCTGCTTGCAGCCATCGTTAGAACAGAAACATATGATTCAATCAAAATATGGTTTTTCagtaataattattggtatttaaaaCAAGAAATCAGATTCTTGAAACGGGACGGGGTGAAATTCATGTGGGACCCTGTAAACTCGTTAAGCTTAATGATCTGGACTCTTAAAGGCATGATTGAAGTTTATAACTTTATTTGGATTACATCAGTTACTGAAAACTCAGTATCATTAGTTATTGACGGGTCAAAGATTTTAGTAACACCACTCGTATTATCCCTAATCCCGCCTCCTATGTATCTTTTCGAGCTAAACTTTCCTTTTTCGGTTAAAGAAACGGCTTTTTGGTCAAAGAATGATAAGAACCGTTTGGCAGCATCTTTAGCAAACGGTACTTTGGCTGTTGTGGAGCTACCTAACGTTGACACCTGGCTAGAACTAGAAGACAAAGTATTTCATGCTGAGCTGGCAGTTTTTGATGATGTCACAACTTTTCATCATCTCACATGGTTGGATTCCCATGTGCTTCTTGGTGTCGGTAACAATGGTGACTTGCAGGAACTTGAAATTACGTGTTCCGAGGATCATGTTCCCGGTTCGGTTGCATGTTCGGGATTTAACGCTAAAGTTTTAAACAAAGTTTCGTTCGAAAAGAAGGTAATCGGGATCGTTTCTAACCCTGTTAAAAGACGTTCAGCGTTTGTTCAATTAAACGGTGGACACATTTACGAGTACACTTCAAAATTGGATAATCCAACAGGTTTGTTTCTTCACGAGCGGGGCGATTTGCGGTTTTCGTCATCTTGTCCATGGATGAGTGTGGGGTCCGTTGGAGATTTCGGGATAGCAGACCCGTTTTTGATATTCGGGCTCGATAACAACGGTGGGCTCCACGTGAACCAGAAAGTTATATGCAACAACTGTAGCAGCTTCTCGTTGTACTCGAATTCCACCAATCAAGAAATGACACATTTAATCCTTGTAACCAAACAAGATTTTCTCTTTGTTGTCGAGATCCGTGATATACTGCTCGGTGAAGTTTACACCAAGTATGGAAATTTTGTACCCGTTGTAATAACTAGAAAAAACGCAGATGAAGGAAAAAAGTTTATACAAATTTGGGAAAAGGGTTCTAAAATTGTAGGGGTTGTACATGGAGACGAATCGACtgttataatccaaacgacccggGGAAACTTGGAAACAATTTATCCAAGAAAATTGGTACTTGAATCGATCGTTAATGCGTTGGTCCAAGGACGTTTTAGGGATGCCCTATTAATGGTAAGGCGACACAGGATCGATTTTAACGTTATTGTCGATTATCATGGCTGGCAAAACTTTGTACAGTTGGCTACAGAGTTTGTTAAGCAGGCAGATAATTTAAGTTACATTACCGAGTTTGTTTGTTCTTTAAAGAACGAAAATGTTATGGAGACATCATATAAAAACTATATATCTTACACAAATACTGAAAATGGTACAGAATTGAATGATAACAAGGTTAATTCTGTACTTTTTGCTGTTAGAAAAGCTCTTGAGGAGGAAATAAGTGAAAGTTTAGCTAGAGAGCTTTGTATTTTGACTACTTTGGCCCGAAGTGACCCGCCATTACTTGAAGAAGCTTTGGAACGGGTCAAAATTGTCAGGGAGATGGAATTATCTGATAGTAACGACCCGAAACGAAAGCTTTTTCCGTCTGCTGAAGAATCTTTGAAACATTTGTTGTGGCTGTCGGAAACCGAGGCCGTGTTTGAAGCTGCGTTGGGTCTTTATGACTTAAATCTTGCAGCGATTGTTGCGTTGAATTCACAACAGGACCCCAAGGAGTTTTTACCCTTTCTTCAAGAATTGGAAGTTTTGCCAAGTCTCATAATGAG GTATAGAATCGACCTCAAACTTAGAAGATTTGAGAAGGCACTGCAACACATTGTTGCTGCAGGAGATGCTTATTTTGAAGATTGTATGAACCTCATAAAAAACAATCCTGTACTTTTCTCTCTAGCCCTTCAGTTAATTACCGATCCAACAAAAAGAAACCAAGTTCTCGAATCATGGGGAGATTATTTAATCGATACAAAACAATTAGAAGATGCTGCTACAACGTATTTATGCTGCTCTAATTTAGACAAAGCGTTAAAGGCTTATCGAGCCGCAAACAATTGGAGCGGCGTACTAACCGTTGCCGGTCTCATGAACTTACAAAAACAAGATGTTATACAAATGGCAAACGAGCTTTGTGAAGAACTTCAAACGATTGGGAAACCAAGTGAAGCTGCTAAGATCGCTCTTGATTATTGTAACGATGTTAAAAACGGGATTAATCTGTTAATTAGTGCGCGTGAATGGGAGGAGGCTTTGAGAATTGCGTTGTTGCACAGGCGGGACGATTTGATTTCGGACGTGAAAATCGGAGCGGGAGAATGTGCGAGTGTTTTGATGGGGGAATATGAAGAAGGGTTGGAAAAGATTGGTAAGTATTTGGCGCGGTACTTGGCGGTCCGGCAGCGGCGGTTATTGTTTGCCGCCAAGCTTAAGGTGGATGAGAGATCGATGAATGAACTGGATGATGATGCGGTTTCGGAAGCTAGTAGTAATTTGAGTGGAATGAGTGCTTACACAACTGG TACAAGGAAAGGGTCGGCTGCTTCTGTGAGTTCAAGTGGTACTAGCAAACGAGGGTTAAGACGCCAAAAGAAACGAGGGAAAATCCGTGCTGGCAG CCCGGATGAGGAAACGGCGTTAGTAGAGCATCTGAAGGGGATGTGTTTTGCGGCTGGAGCAAAACGTGAAGTGAAGTCTTTGTTGGGTTGTCTTGTGATGATTGGGAAACAAGATATCGCAAGAAAATTGCAACGATGTGTTGAAACGTTTCAGTTATCGCAAATAGCAGCAGTGAAAGTAGCCGAAGATGCAATGTCATGTGATACCGTCGATGAGCATAAGTTTGTTTTGGAGGTTTATATCAACCAACTTCGAAAAGATTTGTTGCAGTCTGACGAGTTTTCTTGGCAGTCAACGGTTTTTGTTGCTCCTTAA